The nucleotide window GTAGAGGCTTGATACTTTTAACGAACTCAGCAACGGTGGGTACTGCCCCGATAAATTTCCGCGACTCAATGTCGATCCGTGATACCCGAGGCGGCTTACCGAATACGTAATATGTCTCATCCAACGATACTTTTGCGCCGTACTGAGCGCGGACATCTTTAACCGTATCTCCCAGACCAGCTGCAAACACGAGTGCAGTCGGCTGGACAATAAATACACACATTAGAATTGCCATCAGTTTATTCATTGAGCCCTCCATTATCCTGCCTTTTTCCGTTCTTCCATCAGCTCCGAGAGGAGTTTCTTCTCTTCAGCGTATTTTAAAACATCTCTCTGTTGCTCTTCGGACATCTGTGCGAGCAGTTGATTGATCTTCAAGACCACATCAGGATGAATACTTATTTCAGGTTCAGCGACCAGCAGAACACGCGGATCTTTTATCGGAAATATTATTTTTGCCTCGCCTATTCCCGAAAATACCCACTCCCGCTTCAGTCTCTCCTTGTTACACAAAAGTTCAACATCAGCCATGCTGTTGACTCCACGGCTCTCCCTGTTTTTCAGCGTCTGTATCGATATAGCTAAACGCTTCGCCAGCTCGGTCTTGCTGGACAAATCTAGCGCCAACATCAACCTTGCATGAATTTCAGCCACCTGAACATTTGTGAACTTTTTCGTTGACATGTTTTACACTTTTGTTTAATTTTGTATTGTCTTGGTTTACATTACTAAACCTTACTAATGAAAAAAAGAGACCATATGAAACAGGAATCTACTGAAGTTACCGCCTGCAACATCCGGGCTTGGATGGCGCTCCGCAAGGTCACCAATGGCAAGATTGCCACGTCGGCAAAAGTCTCCCTCGTCATGGTTTCCTACGTCATCAACGGTCACCGCGTCAGCGCCCCTGTCATCAAAACCATCGCCCGTCTGTGCCGTGTCTCAGTCGCCGATCTGCTGGCCGGGCCGGAAGCTGCAGAACAAAACTCAAGGAGAGCAGCATGAACAGCTTATATGCCCGTAGAGTTATGTCCGGCGGAATAATCAGCATCAAAGATGTGCTTTACCAGGTGCCCCTCAATTTGGAGGGGCAAGAGATTATTGTCGATCCGGAACGTCTTGAATACCGCCCGACATCGATTGTCCGGCATGAAGATCCGATCCCGGAATTCATCACATTACAACCAGGTCTGTTGACCGCTCGTGAGATCAATGATCGTCGTGCGGCTCGTGAAGTTTTAGAAGCTGCAACTGTGCCGCCCGCAGATCACAAAGCTCCGGATCGAGATCCGGAATAATCTTGCCCTGCTCCGAGGGGGTCTTTTCCAGCTCTCTTGCGAGAGCGTACCGGATAGCGTTGTACGAAACTTCGCCATGAATCTGGATCTGGGAGAGCACCACACGGCCGATGGTCTTTTCGATATTGCTGCCGGCCTCGCGACGGAATCGCTGATTAAGTTTCTTGATTACAGCTGCATCGATTTCGATTTCCACATGCCACCTCCGCAACGGGAATATACATCAAAAGTGTCTTGACGGTAACAGCAAAAATGAGGGGCGTCATGTCCAATCCGCGCGAAAGAAAAGATAAAAGTGTATCCGGCCAGCTCGTGCTGCTGGATAGGGAGATAGAAACGGGCTCCCTGGAACACCTCAGCCTCGGTATCAAACAGCGCCTGAGCAAGATGCTCTCCCCGCGTGACCGTTTCATGGTGGCTGCCTGGATCAGCCGTGTAACCGGCATTGAGGTGAAAGGATCGGTGTTCGAGAAGATCCTGGGCAGCGACCCGGCCTACCAGCCCACCATGGTGCAGATCCTCGCCGCCTGTAAGCTGGCAGGGAGTTACGACCCGGTGGAGTATGGCCTTGGAGAGATCGGCGCCGGAGTGCTCACAGCCAACGAGAAGCCTTATGTGCAGTTGGCCAAGAAGATCCAGGAGCGCAAGCAGTTGGAGCAGGAAATAGCGATGTTGGAAAATCAATGCGGAGTGAGGAGGTAAGCGATGGCCCCCAAAACCTACAACCCGGTCATGAGCGACCACAAGCTGATTGACATCATTGAGCTGCTCCACCAGCAGACAACTCCCGTATCGGCGGCGCAGATCTCCAGGGAGCTGAACATGCCCCATGCCACGGTGATGAGCCACATGGTTGTGCTGCTGGAGCGCAAATGGGTGCGGCAGGCTGGCGAAATGTACGAGCCGGGCCCGCGCATCAGCGGCATGTATGCCGTGTATCTGCAGGGGCTGAAGGATAGGCGCGGCGATCTCGATCGCGAGATCCGCCAGTTGGAGGTGTGAGGATGAAAGGGATTCGCTTTCGGTGCGTTTTTTGTGGACGTGAATGGCCGACCATAGAGGAATGCAATGCTTGTGAAGAAAGCCATTAAATTCGGGGCTCAGGCCCTGGGTGTCGAACTTACCGAACCGGAGGAAAAAGGCATGAACAACGGCATAAACAACGATGTGAATGACGAGGTACTGGGCTGGCTGCTCAACGTGCCGGTTAGCGATGTGAACTTTCAGAACAACATCAAAATCGCCAATGAGGCCACGATCCGGGCGGCCTTGAGTGGCATTGAAGGCTTCGATCATGTCAAGACGAAAGAAGCAGCACTCAATCGGCGTCTTAAACAGGTGCTGGAGGCCCAGGCCGAGCAGGTGACCGCCACCGAAACCCGCCAGACCCGCACCACCGCCATGAATGTGGGCGAGTTGGAGGCCGAAAGCGAGCGGGAGCAGCAGTTGCAGGCCCAGGAAGAACAGAAAGATCGGGAGCGGAGGATTGCCGAGGCTCATGAGGTTGCGGGTCGAATTCAGGCCCTGACGTTCGTGGAGAAAGTGCTAACGGTTAGCACTTTAATACAGCTCAAAAACATCAAGGAATCCAAGGCTTATCGCAACCTCCCCAATATAGGGACATGGGATAACTATTGTGAATACTTGGGTTTTTCTCGCCAGAAAGTAGATATGGATCTTCAAAATCTTGCCGAGTTTGGAGAGCAATTTCTGCTAACGGTTGGCAGTTTTGGCCTTGGCTACCGTGAACTCCGCCAGCTCCGTCAGATCAAATATGACGGCGAATCCTTCCAGGTTTCCGAGGACGGCAAAACGATCGTGATTGAGGGTGAGGCCATCTCGCTCAACGACGATGCGGCGCCGGAGATCGAAGCGGCCCTGGAGAAGTTGCTGGAGAAAAACAAGACCCTCAGAGAGCGGAATACCCGCCTGGAAAAGGATCTGAAAGGGGTGGTCAAGGAGGAAATGGCCGGCCTGCAGGCGGAGAAAAAGGCCCTGGTGGAGCGGGTGAAGGTGTTGGAAGTGTTTGAGCCGAAAGAAGCCGATCGCGAATGGTCGGTCAAACAGATGGCCAAGATTGAAGAAGCCGCCGCCGGGCTGCAGCTGGCGATTGCCGGTTTCATCGCGGACCCGCGACTGAAGGATGACCGCCATCTGCAGGCAAAGGTCAATGCCCACCTCCAGGAGGCGGAGCTGGCTCTGAACGATGTCCGCACCCGGCTGGATGATGTTGTCGACATGTACAGGGACTAGGCCATGGCGACCAGGATCGATCAACACATAAAAGATCAGATCGTAGCCGCCTGGAAAGAGGCTCCCCGCGGCCACAAGACCGCCGTGGTCGGCAAATGGGCTGACATGCTCGACGTGGATTACGGGACCATCTACCGCCTGCTCCCCACCAACCGCCAGCGGAAAAAAGGGGCACGGAAACATGTCGACATTGAGGAGGTGGCCCGCACCATCGCCATCATCAAGAACAGCCCGCCCGACCACCGCGGCGTGATTTCCACGAAAGATGCCATGGATATCGCCCTGATCAACAACCAGATTCCCCAGGGCTACGCTGACGTCTGCTACAGCAGTATCGACCGGGTAATCCGCGACCTGGGGCTGAACACCAAGCGCCGCCGCGTGGAGCGCTTCCAGGCCGAATTCCCGAACGAAATGCATCACGTCGACGCCTCCACCAGTAACTGTTTCTATATCGCCAAGGCCCTGCCCGATGGTGATTTCCTCCTCCGGCTCCACCGCGGCAACAAGGATTACAAGAACAAGCCGATCCCGGTGGACGGCCTGCGCCCCTGGATCTACGGCATGACCGACGACCACAGCGGCTGCCACTGCTGCCGCTATGTGGCAGCCAAGGGGGAGAATGCGCGGCACAATATGGAATTCCTCTGCTGGGCCTGGTGGGAACAGCCGGAGAAATGCTTTTGGGGAGTGCCGTCCCATCCATCCGGTAAACGGGGCAAGATTAAAGGGGACCACGGCCCCATGATGGAATCACCCGAGGCTAAGGACTTCTTTGAGCGCTGCGGCGTGGATATCGATCCCTCAACCCCGCTCAACAAGGACGCCCACGGGAAGATCGAACGCCCCTGGCGCACCCTCTGGCAGAAATTTGAGCTGCCGTTCTTCGCCATGACCGACTGGCGGCACTACGAGATCACCATGATGGAGCTGAACAACCAGCTCATGAACTACTCCGCCGCCTACAACGAAATGAAGCACCGCTTCGAGCGCAAGCTTTCCCGCCGCCAGGCGTGGGAGCGGATCAGCCGGCACGGCGGCGTGGTGATCCTGCCGAACGATGCCCTGGAGACGATCGCCAAGAGCAATATTAAGCGCACCGTGGGCCAGGACGGCGTGTTTTGGATGGACAACGAGCCCTACGAGGTCAAGGGGCTGCATGATGCGCGGGTCAAGGTCTACGTGGGGATCTATGACAAGAAGGTGGTGGTGCAGGATCTCCGGGACGGCCAGCGGTACGAGGTAGAGGCATTCGCGCCCAACAGGCTGGGAGAGTACCGCACCAACCCGGAGACCGGCCAGCAGCAGATGCGCAAGGAAGCGGCAAAAATGGAAGGTGTGACCATTCCGCTTTACTCGGCCGAGGGGCGGGCGGCCCTCGGTTCGACTTCGCTCACCGAACGCCCCCTGAGCGGAGCCGAAGGGCGCAAGGTGATCAAGATGAAGACCAGGGTGAAAGAAACCCTTGTGCTGGAGAATCCTCTCGACCTCGACCGTTACAACAGCATTGAGGAGGCATGGGCGGCTTTTTGTCAGGCTGCTGGGAATTACTTCTTGGATGAGCCTCCAGAGTTCAGGATTTCAGTGCGGTCGCTGATCCAGGAAAACGGCATGTCGCGGCGGTTTGTGGCCGAACTGGCCGGGGATATCCAGGCAGAGCAGATGCAGGTGGCGATGTAGGCGAGAGTCAAAACACAACAGCCCCCGGCGCTGCAACGCCGAGGGCCACTACTGAAAGGGGGTAAATCAATTATGAGTATGACCAGACTGGAAACGTTTGTCAACCTCGGCTACACCAAGGATCCGCTCAAGGGCAAGCTGCACGAGACGGGAGACATGGTGCGGTGCCGGCGCATCCTCACCATGGCGGTCGAGAGCCGGGCCATGGTCAGCATCGTGGGGGACCGTGGCTGTGGGAAAACTGAGGCGGTCAAAGCGGCGATGGAACGGATGGATGTGAAAACCATCTGGCCCAAGCGGGTGGATCAGGAAAACATGACCATCGCCGATATCAAGACGGCCATGATCCTGGAGTTGTCCGACGAGAACGTCAAGCGCGGCGGCATCGTCAGCAGCGCCCAGTTGCGGCGGATCGTGGGCACGGCCAGCGGCAAACGGACCGCTCACGGCGCCGAAACTCAAATCGTCGTGATTATCGAAGAGGCCCAACGGCTGCACAAGAACACCCTGCGCTCTCTCAAAACACTGCGCGAGATGGATTGGGCGGGAAAGAGCGAACTCTTCACCATTATCCTTGTCGCCCAGTCAGACCCCATGAACCACCCCGGAGTCTCAGAGGTCCGGCTGCGCTCCGACATCGTCCGCATGCAGGGGCTCTCTGCCAACGAGGCCGCTCACTATGTGCGGGAAACCATCGGCAAGCACTTCGATCCCCGTGCCATTGAGCTGTTGGCCGAACTTCCTGCAGCCAGGAATTATCTGGAGCTGCAGGAGCTGTGTGTGACTCTGCTCAACATTGCCCTGGCAGCCGGTCGCGAGTTGGTGAGCGTGGAGGATGTGCGCTCCGTACAGCCCCCCGAGGCCGAGCCGGTGCCCAGGGGGCAGGCCCGCGGCAAGCAGCCTGCTGCCCCGGTCAGCGGCGCCACGGCCCTGCAGTCGGTGCTCAATCGCCGTAACGGCGATGCCGGCGGGGTACCGGCAGACGGGAGGGCCTCATGCTGAGACTGAAACAGGCCATGGACGAACTGAAGATCCCGCAGCAGGAATTCGTCAAGTACTCCGGGTGGAGCAAGACCCAGGTCAGTCTGACGCTGAAATCCGGCAAGCTTCCAGCCAATTCGGCCAAGTTCGCCGCCGATGTGCAGAACTTCGCGGAGCACCATCCGGAAATCATCCATTGGCTCGGTGAGCGTGACTTGGACGTGCCGGCACTGCTGGAGTGCCTAGACACACCAGCCGCCGAGTCCGCTCCCGACCTGGAGCGCGTCCTGTGTGAGATCGCCGGGCGGCAGGTGCTGGCCATTCCAAACGAGGACAACGGCCTCGTAGTCAGACTGATCCGGACCAATCACTACCTGTACAGCCATCTGTGCGAGCTGATGGGCAAGGATGCCCCCTATATGACGCGGCTGACAGCCGAGGCGGTAGGCATGCTTGAAAACGAAAGGAGCTGACCATGTGGAAAATGTTCAAAGCGCTGACATCAGGACGTGTAGCCCGCCGCAAATACAACCGCATGCGCCGCTGGATGCGGGATCGCGCCGAGGCCCGGCTGATCGTAGGGCTGTACGCCTCGGGCATGGTGAGGCGCTGGGTATGAGCCCCCGTGATACCTGCTCATCGCTGTATGAGGCCCTGGCATCCAGGCCGAGGGTCCAGACGCTCCCCAACCCGAACGAAATAGCGGAGCTGGGACCGGTGTGGGCCTGCTGGAAGTTCGGGACAGGCGGTCACGATTACGGCACCTGCGGGCTGTGCCGCAGTAATTACGACAGATACATGAAACGAGGGGACCATGGGAACACTGGCAGAGATTGAACAGGCAACAAAGGCTTTCGCGGACCGCAGGGAATTGCTGGCCCTGCGGATTGAAGATCTGCACACCGATATTGAGAGCATGAAACGAGAGCGGCTTCCGGCGATCAAAGAGGCCGCAGCCGATGCGGCCAACGCCAAGGCTGCGCTGGAGGCGATTATTGACGATAGCCGGGCGCAGTTCGTCAAGCCCCGCTCCATCATCATCAGCGGTATCCGGGTGGGCCTGCAGAAGGGTAAGGGGGGGCTGGATTACGAGGACGAGGCCACGGTGATCCGGCTGATCCGGAAGCACCTCCCCGCCGAGCAGCATGAACTTTTGATCAAGACAATTGAGAAGGTCATCAAGAAAGCACTTTCCGAGCTTGATGTGACCACCCTCAAGAAGATCGGCGTTACGGTTCAGGGTACCGGCGACGTGGTGCTGATCAAGCCGGTGGACAGCGACGTCGACAAGATCGTCAACGCCATGCTGAAAGAGGCCGCGGGTGATGCGGAAGGGGTGGAGGTGGAGTGATGGCCATACACCCGATGTTTGCCAGCAACATCAACGTCGGATCGACCTGCAGCAACTGCATCCACCGGCATCAGCCCAGTACGTTCAAGCGCTGCACGGTGTGCCTGGATAAAGGAATCGTCGACAAGCCGTATCCGATGCACCAGGAAGACTCTGTGGAGGGCGGATGAGACCGGTCGATAACCCTTGCGAAATGTGTTTCTGGCGGTTTGTCTGTCTTGTGGCCTGCGGCGAGGTGAACCGGATTCTGGTTGAGGAATACGAGGCGGAGGTGAAGACATGCTCCTGATTGCGATCGTATGGACCCTGCTCCAAGCGGCCCCGGACTGCATTCCGGTTGAAGAAGAAACCCAGGTGCTGCTGTTCCCCGACCGACCAGTGTGCCCGGTGCTTGACCGCTGAACCTGGGGCCGGAGCAGATCCGGCCCCACATTGAGCGATTAACCTGGAGGAAAGTATGAAAAACCGTGAAGCGATTATAGACAAAATCCGTAAGCTGCTCCGGCTGGCCAACAGCAGCAACGAACACGAGGCGGCCCTGGCTGCAGCCCGCGCTCAGGAACTGCTGGCAAAGCACAATCTGGACGAGGCGGAACTTACGGAGCGGGAAATCCCCAAAGAGGCCGGCGTCGCCTCTGTAGATAACGTGGTGAAGAAACCTGCCTCGTGGGTGTATTTGCTGGCCTCCGCCGTGGCCGGAGCCTTCGACTGCAAGTACTTCCACAGCCCGTACCATGGCCGGGTGAGCTTCGTCGGTGTCGACTTGGATCACGAAGTAGCCTCATTCACCTTTGGCTATCTCTACCGGACAATTAATCGCCTGGCAGCAGAATTCATGGGAAAAAGCCAGCAGCGGCGCCTCACGGCCAAAGGCAAGAAGAAAGTGCGCCTGTCGTATTGCCTGGGTTGTACCCATATCGTCAGCCAGAAACTGCGCGAACAGCACGAGCGGACGCCGATCACCACCACCGCCCTGGTCCCGATCAAGGAAGCCTTGATCAAGCAGCGGATGGCCGACTTTGGGATTGTGGAGACCGACCTGGACGAAGACAACCTGAGCGATCGCGCTTACTGGGCCGGCCGTCGCGACGGGGCCGGGATCGATCACGGCCGCCGTGCTGTCCGCGACAAAAAGGCCTGGCCATTACGGATTGAGCACAGGAGCTGACCATGGAGTCGAGCAACCTTACTTACAAAGAGTATGTACGGCTCGGCCGCGACTATGCGTCGCACTTGGCGCCGAACTGCACGTTTGAGGAGATCGCGGCCGCAATGAACATAGCGAGTAAACAGGCTGCAGAAATGCTGTGCTGCGTGGCACTGGGCAAACTGGTCTATGGCCTCCAGACGTCTTTGGCCAGCGATATTGAAGCGTACCATAGCGTTAAAAGGATGGCCCTATGACCCCCGAAACCCGCGAAAAACTGGACCGCAAACTCCGCGAACACGGCCTGACCGTGCTCCTCAGCCGTGACTACGACCAGATCCTGCACCAGCTCGCCCGGCTGTCCGAGTTCAAATGCCTGATAGAGTGTTGCGAAACTGCGCCGGTGTTGGCGGCAGTCAAATGCGTGGACCGCATACAGGCGCAGCGTGATGGTCATGGTGATGCCCCGGCGGCGCTGGCCGTGCTTGATATCCCCGCCATCCAGTCTGCACTTAACCGGGCGCTGTATGGCCTGCACGCCAAGGGCCGGCGCGTTAATCTGGAGCGGCTGCCGGCAGCGATCACGGCGTTCCTGGGGATATTGGGGGATTAGCGATGGAGATCCTGCTCGGTACCTGCGCCCGCCTGCGCTCCCGGATCAGTCAACGCCAATGCGACATCAACCGCAAAGGTCTGCCCTGGACGCCAGGCCGGACGGCGCAGTTCCGCCCTGCTTTGCCTGCGAGGGATGCGCCGGGCTGGTGGATCTCGCTCCGGCCGATTACCGCCCTGCAGCAGTACCGGCGATTTTCCCCGATCCCCGGCCGCAACAGGCGGCGCCTGTGTCCGCACAGCGCCCCAAACCTGCCCGGCCAGCGCTACCCCCCCCCTCGACCGCAAAACCGCGCCAGCGGCGGAATACGCGGCCGCAGCGGGTGGTCTACGGCGTGCCGCCTGAGATTACCGCGCAGATCCTGGCGCGGGTGCAGCAATTGATAACGAAACGGAGAACGGCGCCATGGGAGCGAAAAAGAAGAGCCCGCGCTATAACGTGCTGAGCTTCAGAGTTTCCGACGAAGAACTCCGGCTGATTGAGTCGGAGACATCCGGCAGCCGTCAGGATTTTCTTCATGCTGTGGTGATGGAGACCGTCCAGATCCGGCGCGAGGCAAGGCAGACCCGGAGAGAAGAGCGTCACCTGAAGTGGCTGCAGAATGCCGCTTGATTACGACTATGAGGAACGCGCTGCCATCATGCAGTACTGCGGTGGCTGGTCCAAGGCGGATGCGGAAAAGCTGGCCAGGGAGCGCCCTTGGAAAACGGATAAATGGTGGGGTGTCCCGAAGCCGCAGCAGACGACGTTCAGTGATGACCCATTGGCCAACGAGTGCTTTTCCGAGGTGAGCAAGCTGGTAGGGGGTTGGTGATGACGGGTGACCGGATAGACGGCAGTAGTTGGCTGCAGCAGCGGTTGCCGCTGGAAATTGAGGGGGGGGTACCTATGAAACCTCCACCGCAGGAAACGCTTCACGAAGGGCCAGTAATGGACAAAATCGAAGGCATGCCGCGCCACTGCGAGACACTGAAACCCAACCGCCTGTGCCCATACATCCCCCTGGGCTGCACAGGCTGTAAGTTGAGGAAACCATGAAAACAGAATCCCCAACACGCCGCACCTCCGGCCCGATCACCAAAGCGCAAATCAACACCATCATGCTCATCTGCAGCCAGTTCGGGATTACGAAGGCAGAGCGCGGGGAACTGCTCGAGGATCGCTACGGCAAAAGCTCCACCGCGGATCTCAGCAGCGATCAGGCCGGGCACTTCATTGCGGAGTACGAGCGAAAGGGGTTTGTGATCAAGGGTGGTAAAGGCTATCGCCCCACTGCCAGGCGCGCGCCTGTTCCAAGGTCGGGAAAGGTCGTTGCCCTGGTTAATCAGGACGAGCTGGATAAAATCACCGCCCTGGCCGGGCTGGTCCTGTGGCGGGCGGATAATGGCCTGCAGCTGTTCCTGGAAAAACGCATGGGCCTGAAAGAGGGCAAGGTGCGCACCTCGGCTGATGCGTACCTTGCGATTGAGGGGCTGAAGAAGATGTTCGAGGGCCAGATGAAGCGCACTCACGGCCCTGGCTGGTGGCGCCTTCGTTTCACGAATGCCGCGATCATGGAATACATCGAATTGCACTGTCCCAAGGAATACAGATAGCCGGAGGAGCTATGACACTGAAAGACTTCATGGAGACGATCCAGGGCAAGCTCGACAACAAAGAGCTGCATGGCGACGAAATGCTGTATGTCGAAGGCTTCGGTGGCCTTGTCTGGTCCGTGGTGGATGTGGGGGCATTCTCCAGGGATGTTGTGCTGATTGAAATCGATGACGAGGGCTAGGCCATGACTGCCCCGCAGGAAAATAAAGCCTCTTGGCTGGACTACATCCACATTGAGCAACTGCCGGAGGATTACCAGCTCCTTGTACGGATCATCGGCCTGGATCTGACGATCAAGGTAGCCTTCCAACTCCCCAAGGTGCATCTCTACTTCAAGAGCCCGGAAAAGCTTTTCCTGCCGGCCAAGGAAAAGTACATCCGGGATACGATCGCCAAATATCCCGGCACCGATCGCCGCCGGCTGGCCCTGGAGACAGGGCTGTCCGAGAGGCATGTCTATACCGTGGTCAGCGAATCTCAGGAACGGGAAAAGCAGCAGGGTTTCGAGTTTTAGGAGGGGTGCCATGAACCAACACCGCCGCGGAGAATTGGTAACAGACCCACGGGACGCCGTAGCCGAGATCCAGGGCGGACACCCCCTGATGCACAATACCTGTGTCCTGTCCGCAGCCCAGATAAAGACATGGCCCGTTGCAAAGCTCCTGCAGGCGGTGCAGTTCAAGCGTTTATACACGGTCATGCGCCTGCCGACTTGACACCGAATCGTTCCCGCGATATAAGCCCCTCATCACCAAGCCCCCTCCCTCCCCGGGAGAGGGCTTTACTTTTTTTGAACCGCGCAATCAACCTTCCCCGCCGCATCCGCTAGTATCCCCACCCAACAGCAGCACCACTCTGACCGGCGGCATCTGCCCCATGCCGACCCCAGGCGGGAGGTCTCCTCCCGCCCCGGTCCATACTTCGAGACCACAAATGCTGATCACGGTGGAACAATTCCGGCGCCTGTTTCCTCGCTCCACCGAACCCGAGGCCTGGGCGGCTGCGCTGAACGGCATCCTGCCGCGGTACGCTATCTACAACAACCCTCTGCGCCTAGCCATGTTCCTGGCCCAGACGGGGCACGAGTCCGACGGTTTCACCGACCTGACCGAAAACCTCAATTACAGCGCGGAGGGGCTGGCCAGGACGTGGCCCACCCGGTACGCCGTCGATCCCAAGGCCGCGACCAAGGTCCCTAACGACCTGGCCCGGCGCCTCCACCGCCAGCCCGAGGCGATCGCCAACAACTGCTACGCCAACCGCATGGGCAACGGTCCCGAGTCCAGCGGCGACGGCTGGCGCTTCCGTGGTTATGGCCTGATCCAGCTTACCGGCCGGGCTAACCGCGAGGCGTTCGCCAAGGCCATCGGCCAGCCCCTGGATGCGGCCGAGGCATACCTGTTGACCTACGAAGGCGCGATCGAATCGGCCTGCTGGTACTGGTCGACACGCAATATCAATCCGCTGGCCGACGCCGGCAATGTCCTGGCAGTTACCAAAAGCATCAACGCCGGCGTCAACGGTCTGGCCGATCGGCAGGCTCGCTACGCCGAGGCTTTGAAAATACTGGCAGTGTAAAGGAGCCCCCATGAACAGCAAGCCCATCTGGCAATCGAAAACCCTCTGGATCAACGTGGTCGCCATCATCGCCATGACCGCCCAGGCCCTTAACAGCGCCTGGATCATCAGCCCGGAACTCCAGGGCAGCATACTGGCCGTCATCAACCTGGCGCTGCGGATCGTTACCGGTACATCCCTTGACTGGTCTGTCACAGGCACCACCCCGACCAACCAGGACAACGGGCAGGCCGGATTTGTCTCGCTGCCGCTGCTCGTCGTCATGCTGGCCCTGGGCGGATTGATGCTGTTGGCCGGCTGCGCCACTACCGGTGC belongs to Geobacter sp. SVR and includes:
- a CDS encoding phage protein GemA/Gp16 family protein; protein product: MKTESPTRRTSGPITKAQINTIMLICSQFGITKAERGELLEDRYGKSSTADLSSDQAGHFIAEYERKGFVIKGGKGYRPTARRAPVPRSGKVVALVNQDELDKITALAGLVLWRADNGLQLFLEKRMGLKEGKVRTSADAYLAIEGLKKMFEGQMKRTHGPGWWRLRFTNAAIMEYIELHCPKEYR
- a CDS encoding helix-turn-helix domain-containing protein, which codes for MSTKKFTNVQVAEIHARLMLALDLSSKTELAKRLAISIQTLKNRESRGVNSMADVELLCNKERLKREWVFSGIGEAKIIFPIKDPRVLLVAEPEISIHPDVVLKINQLLAQMSEEQQRDVLKYAEEKKLLSELMEERKKAG
- a CDS encoding DUF2786 domain-containing protein; translation: MKNREAIIDKIRKLLRLANSSNEHEAALAAARAQELLAKHNLDEAELTEREIPKEAGVASVDNVVKKPASWVYLLASAVAGAFDCKYFHSPYHGRVSFVGVDLDHEVASFTFGYLYRTINRLAAEFMGKSQQRRLTAKGKKKVRLSYCLGCTHIVSQKLREQHERTPITTTALVPIKEALIKQRMADFGIVETDLDEDNLSDRAYWAGRRDGAGIDHGRRAVRDKKAWPLRIEHRS
- a CDS encoding helix-turn-helix transcriptional regulator → MKQESTEVTACNIRAWMALRKVTNGKIATSAKVSLVMVSYVINGHRVSAPVIKTIARLCRVSVADLLAGPEAAEQNSRRAA
- a CDS encoding helix-turn-helix domain-containing protein, producing the protein MAPKTYNPVMSDHKLIDIIELLHQQTTPVSAAQISRELNMPHATVMSHMVVLLERKWVRQAGEMYEPGPRISGMYAVYLQGLKDRRGDLDREIRQLEV
- a CDS encoding glycoside hydrolase family 19 protein; translation: MLITVEQFRRLFPRSTEPEAWAAALNGILPRYAIYNNPLRLAMFLAQTGHESDGFTDLTENLNYSAEGLARTWPTRYAVDPKAATKVPNDLARRLHRQPEAIANNCYANRMGNGPESSGDGWRFRGYGLIQLTGRANREAFAKAIGQPLDAAEAYLLTYEGAIESACWYWSTRNINPLADAGNVLAVTKSINAGVNGLADRQARYAEALKILAV
- a CDS encoding ribbon-helix-helix protein, CopG family, with protein sequence MGAKKKSPRYNVLSFRVSDEELRLIESETSGSRQDFLHAVVMETVQIRREARQTRREERHLKWLQNAA
- a CDS encoding AAA family ATPase, with amino-acid sequence MSMTRLETFVNLGYTKDPLKGKLHETGDMVRCRRILTMAVESRAMVSIVGDRGCGKTEAVKAAMERMDVKTIWPKRVDQENMTIADIKTAMILELSDENVKRGGIVSSAQLRRIVGTASGKRTAHGAETQIVVIIEEAQRLHKNTLRSLKTLREMDWAGKSELFTIILVAQSDPMNHPGVSEVRLRSDIVRMQGLSANEAAHYVRETIGKHFDPRAIELLAELPAARNYLELQELCVTLLNIALAAGRELVSVEDVRSVQPPEAEPVPRGQARGKQPAAPVSGATALQSVLNRRNGDAGGVPADGRASC